The following are encoded together in the Corynebacterium jeikeium genome:
- the pks13 gene encoding polyketide synthase Pks13 (Pks13 is a key enzyme in mycolic acid biosynthesis.) — MADNQQGVPTADQQSRPATIQQMREWLRTWVANTTGLDAAEISDERSMQDFGLSSRDVVVLSGDLERLLGTTLDATIAYEFNTIAALAEHLMQGRGSGAVFGGDATTSAGAASSAGGPLPLGQRDIAVVGMAGRYPGADSADEMWELFSNYCSGVGELPAGRWSEYSRDPEMTRRMEQAQLTGGYIEDIASFDAEFFGLSPLEAANMDPQQRIILQLTWEALEDAHIPANQLRGKPVGVFMGNTNNDYGMLISADPAEAHPYALTGNSSSIIANRVSYAFDFRGPSVAMDTACSSSLVAIHQAVRSLRDGDSEVAVAGGVNLLCSPFATVAFSELGVLSPTGGIRAFSDDADGIVRSDGAGVVVLKRLEDARRDGDNVLAVIKGSAVNSDGRSNGLTAPNPDAQVDVLRSAYADARIDPQAVDYVEAHGTGTILGDPIEATALGTVLGRQRDVAEPLLLGSAKTNFGHTEAAAGVAGVMKVVLAMREGVLPPSLNYTGPNPYIDFDREHLEVVEDPREWPEYSGRAIAGVSGFGFGGTNAHVVIASPDLEEEAAAGIGAGGANSAAPIGLDREDSAGEAPRVLLPVSGLLPSRRRQAAEALATYLEQNKESFTKAGDEADQLRGVALALAGHNHGRSRGVVSAATFDEAIAGLQRIAAGKQGATVKTADSPAANGPVWVFSGFGSQHRKMAKDLYGLSEFFAARLDELDQVVLAESGWSFVEMVLDDEQNYDTERAQVGITCVQIALNDLMRALGAKPAAVVGQSMGEIAAAYAVGGITAEEAVRTACHRARLMGEGERLLPEDKQGAMAVVEFGVEELATFTSEHPEYAKVEPAVYAAPGMTTVGGPAEPVQKLVEYLESEGKFARLLKVKGAGHTSMLDPILGELHYEISDLDPQPIHTPLYSTVDRGRVYQPGEVVHDAEYFLRCTRQPVWFSEATGKQFDDGYRTFIEFSPNPVALMPLMNNSFAHNASDSKLMFLLKRKEPVAQTLLSTLAELYVQGADLDLKALAGGPRATLPKVPGTQWNLQRHWTNARPSSGPVVDLPGTRVDLPDGRVVFSVPAEDVPSIELLAEAAAEVLADGATVAATREHAPLPTAGQLTTIAAGSLGGWSLSVYAADAPGAQSMPLVAEAFVATLGGAIGGLGAASTEGTKGTDAASASAAAKTSESPAASASAASAKESAGNTLPEVDESADRWDPNSGESAGDRLRAIVSESMGYDIEDLPGELPLIDLGLDSLMGMRIKNRVEYDFDLPPLQVQALRDGSVDDVIALVEQMIAERHANADRADAAGADTADSAEAAAGGEGGVTGEEDGAATDYTATGGGVAPRDASERLVFATWAKVTGKAAQGVTSQLPGIDEEQARGIADRLTERSGAEVSAEDVLAAETLEPLSEKVRSSLESEVEGNIRVLRSRPEGSTQPAVFLFHPAGGSSVVYAPLMRRLPDDVPVYGVERLEGELADRAAAYLEEIIELADGRPVLLGGWSFGGALAYEVAHQLGKRAAAGEPSAEVERIVLLDTVQPKNPAPDTKEEMHARWDRYAAFAQKTYGLPLEVPHELLDQQGEGVMMQMFQQFLTSPEAKGMGLPAGVLEHQRASFVDNRILESLDFWAWADVKAPVTLFRAERMHDGAIELEPAYAEVAPDGGWGEIVEDLEIVQLRGDHLAIVDEPEISKVGRVIAKHIADGV, encoded by the coding sequence ATGGCAGACAACCAGCAGGGCGTCCCCACGGCTGACCAGCAATCCCGCCCCGCCACTATTCAGCAGATGCGGGAGTGGTTACGCACCTGGGTGGCGAACACCACCGGTTTGGATGCTGCGGAGATCTCCGACGAGCGCTCGATGCAGGACTTCGGCCTGTCTTCCCGCGACGTCGTGGTTCTTTCCGGCGACCTGGAGCGCCTACTTGGCACCACCCTCGACGCGACGATTGCTTACGAGTTCAACACCATCGCCGCCCTGGCCGAGCACCTGATGCAGGGCCGTGGTTCCGGCGCTGTTTTTGGTGGTGACGCCACCACCTCCGCCGGTGCGGCGTCCAGCGCAGGTGGCCCGCTTCCATTGGGCCAGCGCGACATCGCTGTGGTCGGCATGGCGGGGCGCTACCCCGGGGCCGACAGTGCGGACGAGATGTGGGAGCTGTTTTCCAACTACTGCTCCGGTGTGGGCGAGCTCCCCGCAGGCCGTTGGTCGGAGTACTCCCGTGACCCGGAGATGACCCGCCGTATGGAGCAGGCCCAGCTGACGGGTGGTTACATCGAGGACATCGCCTCCTTCGACGCGGAGTTCTTCGGGCTCTCCCCGTTGGAGGCCGCGAACATGGACCCGCAGCAGCGCATCATTCTGCAGCTGACGTGGGAGGCGCTGGAGGACGCGCACATTCCTGCCAACCAGCTGCGCGGCAAGCCCGTCGGCGTGTTCATGGGTAACACCAACAACGACTACGGCATGTTGATCTCCGCCGACCCGGCGGAGGCACACCCCTATGCGCTGACCGGTAACTCCAGCTCGATCATCGCTAACCGCGTTTCCTATGCCTTCGATTTCCGTGGCCCGTCCGTGGCGATGGACACGGCCTGCTCTTCGTCGCTGGTGGCAATTCACCAGGCGGTGCGCTCCCTACGCGATGGTGATTCTGAGGTCGCTGTGGCGGGTGGCGTCAACCTCCTATGCAGCCCCTTTGCAACGGTGGCGTTCTCCGAACTCGGCGTGCTTAGCCCGACCGGCGGCATCCGTGCCTTCAGCGATGATGCCGACGGCATCGTGCGTTCTGACGGCGCGGGCGTGGTTGTGCTGAAGCGCCTGGAGGATGCGCGCCGCGACGGGGACAACGTGCTGGCCGTAATCAAGGGCTCGGCGGTGAACTCCGACGGCCGCTCCAATGGCCTGACCGCACCGAACCCGGATGCTCAGGTGGACGTGCTGCGCAGCGCCTACGCCGACGCGCGGATTGATCCGCAGGCCGTGGACTACGTGGAGGCGCACGGCACCGGCACTATCCTGGGCGACCCGATCGAGGCCACCGCCCTGGGAACCGTTCTAGGCCGCCAGCGCGACGTAGCCGAGCCGCTGCTGCTGGGTAGCGCGAAAACCAACTTTGGCCACACCGAGGCCGCCGCGGGTGTCGCGGGCGTGATGAAGGTTGTTCTGGCAATGCGTGAGGGAGTGCTGCCGCCGAGCCTGAACTACACCGGACCGAACCCGTATATCGATTTCGACCGCGAACACCTGGAGGTCGTGGAAGATCCGCGCGAGTGGCCCGAGTACTCCGGGCGTGCCATCGCCGGTGTGTCTGGCTTCGGCTTCGGCGGCACGAACGCACACGTGGTGATCGCATCGCCGGACCTGGAAGAAGAAGCCGCGGCGGGCATCGGGGCGGGCGGCGCAAACTCCGCAGCACCCATCGGCCTGGACCGCGAGGATTCTGCGGGCGAGGCCCCGCGCGTGCTGCTGCCCGTCAGCGGGCTGCTGCCTTCCCGCCGCCGCCAGGCCGCGGAAGCGCTGGCTACGTACCTGGAGCAAAACAAGGAATCCTTCACCAAGGCAGGCGATGAGGCCGACCAGCTGCGCGGTGTAGCCCTCGCGTTGGCGGGCCACAACCATGGCCGCTCCCGCGGTGTTGTTTCCGCTGCCACCTTCGACGAAGCCATCGCTGGGCTGCAGCGCATCGCCGCCGGCAAGCAGGGTGCAACGGTGAAGACCGCCGATTCGCCTGCTGCCAATGGCCCGGTGTGGGTCTTCTCCGGCTTCGGCTCGCAGCACCGCAAGATGGCCAAGGACCTCTACGGGCTCTCCGAGTTCTTCGCCGCCCGCCTGGACGAGCTGGACCAGGTCGTGCTGGCGGAATCCGGCTGGTCGTTCGTCGAGATGGTGCTCGACGACGAGCAGAACTACGACACGGAGCGCGCCCAGGTGGGCATCACCTGCGTGCAGATTGCACTGAATGACTTGATGCGCGCTTTGGGCGCCAAGCCGGCCGCCGTGGTCGGCCAGTCGATGGGCGAGATCGCGGCGGCATACGCCGTGGGCGGCATCACCGCCGAGGAGGCCGTGCGCACCGCCTGCCACCGCGCCCGCCTAATGGGCGAGGGGGAGCGCCTGCTCCCAGAGGACAAGCAGGGCGCCATGGCCGTAGTTGAATTCGGCGTGGAGGAGCTAGCCACCTTCACCTCTGAACACCCCGAGTACGCAAAGGTGGAACCCGCCGTATACGCCGCGCCAGGCATGACTACCGTCGGTGGCCCCGCGGAGCCAGTGCAAAAGCTGGTGGAGTACCTGGAGAGCGAGGGCAAGTTTGCTCGCCTGCTGAAGGTCAAGGGTGCGGGCCACACCTCGATGCTGGATCCGATCCTGGGCGAGCTGCACTACGAGATCAGCGACCTGGATCCGCAGCCGATCCACACCCCGCTGTACTCCACCGTGGACCGTGGCCGCGTGTACCAGCCGGGCGAGGTTGTCCACGATGCTGAGTACTTCCTGCGCTGCACCCGCCAGCCCGTCTGGTTCTCCGAGGCGACGGGCAAGCAATTCGACGACGGCTACCGCACTTTCATCGAGTTCTCCCCGAACCCGGTGGCCTTGATGCCGCTGATGAACAACTCCTTCGCGCACAACGCCAGCGATTCCAAGCTGATGTTCCTGCTTAAGCGCAAGGAGCCGGTCGCCCAGACCCTGCTTTCCACCCTCGCAGAGCTGTACGTGCAGGGCGCAGATCTGGATCTGAAGGCCCTGGCCGGTGGTCCGCGCGCCACCCTGCCGAAGGTGCCGGGCACGCAGTGGAACCTGCAGCGTCACTGGACGAACGCCCGCCCATCCTCCGGTCCTGTCGTGGATCTGCCGGGCACCCGCGTCGACCTACCCGATGGCCGCGTTGTCTTCAGTGTTCCGGCCGAAGATGTGCCGAGCATTGAACTGCTGGCCGAAGCTGCGGCAGAGGTGCTGGCCGATGGCGCCACCGTGGCCGCCACCCGCGAGCACGCCCCACTGCCGACGGCGGGCCAGCTGACGACCATCGCCGCCGGTTCCCTCGGCGGCTGGTCCCTGTCCGTTTACGCCGCCGACGCGCCCGGTGCGCAGTCGATGCCACTGGTCGCGGAGGCTTTCGTCGCCACTCTTGGTGGCGCGATTGGGGGCCTGGGGGCTGCGAGTACTGAGGGTACTAAGGGTACTGACGCCGCCTCGGCGTCAGCTGCCGCCAAGACCAGCGAGTCGCCGGCCGCCTCCGCCTCTGCCGCTTCCGCCAAGGAAAGCGCGGGCAACACGCTGCCTGAGGTTGACGAGTCCGCCGACCGGTGGGACCCGAACTCCGGCGAATCCGCTGGGGATCGCCTGCGCGCCATCGTTTCCGAATCCATGGGCTACGACATCGAGGACCTGCCGGGCGAGCTGCCACTGATCGACCTGGGCCTGGATTCTCTGATGGGCATGCGCATCAAGAATCGTGTGGAGTACGACTTCGACCTGCCACCGCTGCAGGTTCAGGCACTCCGCGATGGCTCCGTGGATGACGTGATCGCGCTCGTGGAGCAGATGATCGCGGAGCGCCACGCGAACGCTGACAGAGCCGATGCTGCCGGTGCTGATACTGCCGACAGCGCTGAGGCCGCTGCCGGGGGAGAAGGTGGCGTCACTGGTGAAGAAGACGGTGCAGCGACCGACTACACCGCGACTGGCGGCGGCGTGGCACCGCGAGATGCGAGCGAGCGCCTGGTGTTCGCCACCTGGGCAAAGGTCACCGGCAAGGCAGCCCAGGGCGTAACGAGCCAGCTGCCGGGCATCGACGAAGAGCAAGCCCGGGGCATCGCGGACCGCTTGACCGAACGCTCTGGAGCGGAGGTCAGCGCCGAGGATGTGCTGGCCGCCGAAACCCTCGAGCCGCTGAGCGAGAAGGTGCGCAGCAGCCTCGAAAGCGAAGTGGAGGGCAACATCCGCGTGCTGCGGTCGCGCCCCGAAGGCAGCACTCAGCCTGCGGTGTTCCTGTTCCACCCGGCTGGTGGTTCCTCGGTGGTGTACGCGCCACTAATGCGCCGCCTGCCGGACGACGTCCCGGTCTACGGTGTGGAGCGCCTGGAAGGCGAACTCGCGGACCGCGCGGCGGCTTACCTGGAGGAGATCATCGAGCTGGCCGACGGCCGTCCGGTTCTGCTGGGAGGCTGGAGCTTCGGTGGAGCCCTGGCGTACGAAGTTGCCCACCAGCTGGGTAAGCGCGCCGCAGCGGGCGAACCGAGCGCAGAGGTCGAGCGCATCGTGCTGCTGGATACCGTGCAGCCGAAGAACCCCGCCCCGGATACGAAGGAAGAGATGCACGCGCGCTGGGATCGCTACGCGGCGTTCGCGCAGAAGACCTACGGCCTGCCGCTAGAGGTTCCGCACGAGCTGTTGGACCAGCAGGGCGAGGGCGTGATGATGCAGATGTTCCAGCAGTTCCTTACCTCCCCGGAGGCCAAGGGGATGGGCCTGCCCGCGGGCGTGCTGGAGCACCAGCGCGCCAGCTTCGTGGACAACCGCATCCTGGAATCCCTCGACTTCTGGGCCTGGGCGGATGTGAAGGCACCGGTCACGCTGTTCCGCGCGGAGCGGATGCACGACGGCGCGATCGAGCTGGAACCGGCCTACGCCGAGGTGGCACCAGACGGTGGCTGGGGTGAGATCGTCGAGGATCTGGAGATCGTCCAGCTGCGCGGCGACCACCTGGCTATTGTGGACGAGCCAGAGATCTCTAAAGTGGGACGTGTGATCGCCAAGCACATTGCGGACGGCGTTTAG